The proteins below come from a single Triticum aestivum cultivar Chinese Spring chromosome 5D, IWGSC CS RefSeq v2.1, whole genome shotgun sequence genomic window:
- the LOC123124337 gene encoding DNA topoisomerase 2-like, whose product MYYDEDDLGPFSDPDRWTPPSMVDGLKPGRRKVLFCAFKKNLVRGEIQVAEFSSYVSKESAYHHAEQCVSAIVIEMAQDFVGSNNISLFMPSGQFGTRSSGGLDSADAKYLYTRLARITRLIFPREDDVLLNYLSEDGKSVEPSWYMPIIPMGTLKKTCSEAAGVTYTTTGVIEEVDDTKLKVTELPIRCWTGDYDEFLESMCPISVMEEEKAEDKNKEPSFLEKYRSRSDRVSVEFEVILSEQNMNIAKKEGLQNKFNLKNTIGTSNMHLSDSDGKIQKYDTPEDMLKEFFKLRLEYYSRRKLLKPKNQVRFILAVNSGDIVFNNKKRAELFLELKQKGYKPFPEKKIAAKEPFPKKKVTAKEPFLKKKVKAKEVDEEDGYEYLLAMVIGTLTLEKVQELVARQKKLEDELESLGKATPEILWLRDLAALENELDASAPVIDDEDEALELKDRLAVYNFDDSSPEHNAMKTETKKGRNELSKRGTSKNAMAPLTDLSGDNKDSKFVVEEVQVEKKAGGRKPAAQKPKKTINRKRALAQSNSGDPSPGKKVRKMSDSNKENVSVLQRVASASTGAADAEPCPPSSSSAQPVAPRRSARLKQSTSID is encoded by the exons ATGTATTACGACGAAGATGACCTGGGTCCCTTCTCAGACCCCGATCGGTGGACGCCTCCATCAATGGTGGACGGCCTTAAACCAGGGCGGAGGAAGGTTTTGTTCTGCGCCTTCAAGAAGAATCTGGTCAGAGGAGAGATTCAG GTGGCAGAGTTTAGCAGTTACGTGTCAAAAGAATCAGCATACCACCATGCCGAGCAGTGTGTATCAGCCATAGTTATAGAGATGGCTCAGGATTTTGTTGGCAGCAATAACATTAGTCTTTTCATGCCCAGCGGGCAATTTGGCACCAGGAGTTCG GGTGGGCTAGATTCTGCTGATGCCAAGTACCTCTACACCAGATTAGCACGTATCACCCGTTTAATTTTTCCGAGGGAGGACGACGTTCTTCTCAACTATTTGAGTGAAGATGGAAAGTCAGTTGAACCCAGTTG GTATATGCCAATCATTCCCATG GGCACTTTGAAGAAGACATGTTCAGAGGCAGCGGGTGTCACTTATACCACCACTGGTGTTATAGAGGAAGTTGATGACACCAAGCTTAAAGTTACTGAGCTTCCCATCCGATGCTGGACTGGCGATTATGATGAGTTTCTTGAATCCATGTGTCCTATTTCTGTTATGGAAGAGGAAAAGGCAGAGGACAAGAACAAGGAACCGTCGTTTCTAGAG AAATACCGGTCACGAAGTGATCGTGTGAGCGTGGAGTTTGAGGTTATCTTGAGTGAGCAAAACATGAATATTGCCAAGAAAGAAGGCCTTCAGAACAAATTCAATTTGAAAAACACAATAGGAACATCAAACATGCACTTGTCTGACTCGGATGGTAAAATTCAAAAATATGATACCCCAGAGGACA TGCTTAAAGAGTTCTTCAAGCTGAGACTCGAATACTATTCGAGAAGAAAG TTGTTGAAGCCTAAGAACCAAGTGAGGTTTATTCTTGCTGTTAATTCCGGGGACATCGTATTCAATAACAAGAAGAGGGCAGAGCTATTCCTGGAGCTTAAGCAGAAGGGATATAAACCTTTCCCAGAGAAGAAAATTGCAGCTAAAGAACCTTTCCCAAAGAAGAAGGTTACGGCTAAAGAACCTTTCCTGAAGAAAAAAGTTAAGGCTAAAGAAGTAGATGAAGAAGATGGTTATGAGTATCTTCTCGCAATGGTAATTGGTACCTTGACTCTGGAGAAGGTACAAGAGCTTGTCGCACGACAGAAGAAATTAGAGGACGAACTTGAAAGTCTGGGAAAAGCAACTCCAGAAATTCTTTGGCTGAGAGACCTTGCTGCTCTTGAAAACGAACTGGAT GCAAGTGCACCGGTGATAGATGATGAGGACGAAGCGCTCGAACTAAAAGATCGTCTGGCTGTTTATAATTTTGATGACTCCTCTCCAGAACATAATG CCATGAAAACTGAGACTAAGAAAGGGAGGAACGAGCTAAGCAAAAGAGGCACGTCAAAGAATGCCATGGCACCCTTAACCGACTTGTCTGGTGACAACAAAGACAGCAAGTTTGTCGTcgaagaagtgcaagttgagaagaaaGCCGGTGGAAGAAAGCCTGCTGCCCAGAAGCCAAAGAAGACTATCAACAGGAAGAGGGCGCTTGCTCAGAGCAACTCCGGTGATCCTTCTCCTGGGAAGAAGGTGCGAAAGATGAGTGACTCCAACAAAGAGAACGTCTCGgttttgcaaagagttgcgagcGCTTCAACAGGAGCAGCAGATGCCGAGCCTTGTCCTCCCTCCAGTAGTTCAGCTCAGCCTGTCGCACCGAGAAG